Within Flagellimonas maritima, the genomic segment GTCGTATTCGCCGATGGGAATGCCACATCGATCGATGGTGCCATTACCGAATCATATAATGCCTCGATTACCGCAGAATATACGCTGTTCGATGGTCTTGAACGAAAATTTACCAACGATAGGCGAGCGGAAAATCTAATGTTGAGCGAACTACAGGAAAGACAACAAATAGAAAACACCATCATCGACATCTATGAAAGTTATTTTAACGTTGCGTTTCAGAGACAAGTAGTCGAGAATTTAAAAATCAACATCCAGAATTCTACGGACAGACTAACACGTGCGCAAAAGGCCTTGAAATACGGTCAGGGTACAACACTCGACGAACTTAACGCACAAGTGGACCTGAACAACGATAGCATAAATTATACCAATGCGGTAAGGGACCTCAACAACCTGAAACGCAACTTTAACCTAGTGGTAGGAAGGGAAGTGACTTCAGGTTTCGTTGCCGACACGACGGTCAATTTTTCACCACCAATACAAGAGGAAACGATTCTCGAGTCGGCCAAGACAAACAATATTCAATTGATTTTGGCCAATCAGAATATCTTATTGAGCGAACTCGATATAAAGATAAACAAAGCAAAATTTCTGCCCAAAATAAATGGTAGCGGATCATACCGATGGAACGAGAGTCAAAATCCCCCTACCTCCTTTGCGTTGGCCAATGAGTCTTCCGGGATTAATTTGGGGTTAACCATGTCCTGGAACCTATTCGATGGAGGCGCGAACACCATTCGGATAAAAACGGCAAAAATTACCAGACAGAATAGGGAAATCGAACTGGAAAGGATAAGCGAACAAGTACGCACCGAGGTCTTGAATGCGTATGAGACCTATTCTATCGCACACTATACCTTGGCCGCTGAAAGCAAAAACGTAAGTACCAATGAGTTGAATTTTCAACGCACCCAAAAACAATATAGTCTAGGACAGATTACCACTGTAGAATTTAGGCAGGCGCAAATAAACCTCTTTAATGCCCTGAACAACTATGCAAGGGCCAAA encodes:
- a CDS encoding TolC family protein, encoding MTSLLAQEVFTLEESIAFAMDKNYDLRIARNNTVLAKTETELLNSGFLPRVSATGGVSYSDENQSVVFADGNATSIDGAITESYNASITAEYTLFDGLERKFTNDRRAENLMLSELQERQQIENTIIDIYESYFNVAFQRQVVENLKINIQNSTDRLTRAQKALKYGQGTTLDELNAQVDLNNDSINYTNAVRDLNNLKRNFNLVVGREVTSGFVADTTVNFSPPIQEETILESAKTNNIQLILANQNILLSELDIKINKAKFLPKINGSGSYRWNESQNPPTSFALANESSGINLGLTMSWNLFDGGANTIRIKTAKITRQNREIELERISEQVRTEVLNAYETYSIAHYTLAAESKNVSTNELNFQRTQKQYSLGQITTVEFRQAQINLFNALNNYARAKYDLKIAELNLKQLGGLLLL